The following are from one region of the Silene latifolia isolate original U9 population chromosome 9, ASM4854445v1, whole genome shotgun sequence genome:
- the LOC141599901 gene encoding putative pectinesterase/pectinesterase inhibitor 22 has protein sequence MANIFTLLPLLLLILLPLVCNAEFNNETNQIPDQIMQNMITQACANIEDQITCLSNLESRLPNGPRNATSILKAALETSLNELQHVIRKVSTFNSFSTSTGREQIAIEDCKELLDYSVTELAWSLAEMRRIRGSNHESRSNSHSNLYNHLVHDPEGNLQAWLSAAVSNQDTCLEGFQGTNQHVHNYIKGGLTQVTQLITNVLTLYTRFHTFPFTPPRHEIHHHNHNHNDDNSTKKFDTQDFPAWMTEGDMELHGDSTPTKGMHVDAVVALDGSGHYQSIGQAIDAAPNHSNRRYVIYVKKGVYNENVDIKKKKTNIMLIGDGIGATVVSSNRNFMQGWTTFRSATFAVSGKGFIARDMTFRNTAGPKAHQAVALRVDSDQSAFYRCSMEGYQDTLYAHSLRQFYRECNIYGTIDFIFGNGAAVIQSSNIYTRTPLPFQKVTITAQGRKSPNQNTGFSIQDCYIYATKPTYLGRPWKAFSRVVYMDTYMNSMVQPRGWLEWYGTFALNTLYFGEYRNYGPGALLSARVKWVGFHIIRDASEAMFFTVQQFINGMSWLPATGVKFSAGLTN, from the exons ATGGCCAACATATTCACATTGTTACCACTTTTACTCTTAATTCTTTTACCTTTGGTCTGTAATGCGGAATTCAATAACGAAACTAACCAAATCCCGGATCAAATCATGCAGAACATGATCACACAAGCGTGCGCTAACATAGAAGACCAAATCACTTGCCTTTCTAACTTAGAATCTAGGCTACCAAATGGCCCTAGAAACGCGACATCAATCCTCAAAGCCGCTCTAGAAACCTCTCTTAATGAACTTCAACATGTTATTCGTAAGGTTTCGACTTTTAATTCATTCTCGACATCAACTGGTCGAGAACAAATAGCAATTGAAGATTGCAAGGAGCTCCTCGACTACTCAGTGACTGAGCTTGCTTGGTCTTTAGCCGAGATGAGAAGGATTCGAGGTAGTAATCACGAGTCACGCTCGAACTCACATTCAAACTTGTATAACCATTTAGTCCATGACCCTGAAGGAAACCTTCAGGCATGGTTAAGTGCCGCGGTGAGCAACCAAGATACTTGCCTAGAAGGTTTCCAAGGCACTAACCAACATGTTCATAACTACATTAAGGGCGGCCTAACACAAGTCACACAACTTATAACAAATGTCTTAACTCTGTACACACGATTTCATACCTTTCCCTTTACACCACCTAGGCACGAGATCCATCATCACAACCATAACCATAACGACGATAATAGTACTAAGAAATTCGATACACAAGATTTCCCGGCTTGGATGACCGAGGGGGATATGGAACTTCATGGTGACTCTACTCCTACAAAAGGGATGCATGTAGATGCCGTTGTTGCCTTGGATGGAAGTGGCCATTATCAATCGATAGGGCAAGCGATTGATGCAGCTCCAAATCACAGTAATAGGAGGTATGTTATTTATGTTAAGAAGGGTGTTTATAATGAAAATGTTGATATTAAGAAAAAGAAGACCAATATTATGTTGATTGGAGATGGGATTGGAGCCACTGTTGTTTCAAGCAATAGGAACTTTATGCAAGGCTGGACTACTTTCAGAAGTGCTACGTTCG CTGTGTCCGGCAAAGGATTCATAGCAAGGGACATGACGTTTAGGAACACCGCCGGGCCTAAAGCACACCAAGCAGTTGCTCTTCGAGTTGATTCCGATCAGTCAGCATTTTACCGATGTAGCATGGAAGGATACCAAGACACACTATACGCTCATTCCCTACGCCAATTCTATAGGGAGTGTAACATTTATGGTACAATTGATTTCATATTTGGTAATGGTGCAGCCGTCATACAAAGTTCCAACATCTACACCCGTACACCACTCCCATTTCAAAAGGTCACTATCACTGCCCAAGGTCGTAAAAGCCCAAATCAAAATACCGGCTTTTCAATCCAAGATTGCTATATTTATGCGACCAAGCCCACGTATTTAGGCCGGCCTTGGAAAGCCTTCTCAAGAGTTGTATATATGGACACCTACATGAATTCAATGGTCCAACCTAGGGGTTGGTTAGAGTGGTATGGGACATTTGCCCTGAATACCTTGTATTTTGGGGAGTACAGGAATTATGGGCCTGGGGCATTGTTATCTGCACGAGTTAAATGGGTCGGGTTTCACATCATTCGAGATGCATCAGAGGCTATGTTCTTTACCGTCCAGCAGTTCATTAACGGTATGTCGTGGTTGCCGGCGACAGGTGTCAAGTTTTCAGCTGGATTAACTAATTAG